The genomic DNA TCTGGCCCTCGCCGAGAGTGATGACGATCCGTCGGCCGGGCCACGGGTGGTGATGGCGCATCCTTTCTCCGCCGTGCCGCTGGGGTTCAGTGTCATGGGCGCACGCACCCTGTGGTGGGGCGGCTGCGCCTGGGACTCCTTTGCGCTGCCCCACCTGGTGCCCGGCGTACCTGAGGTGCTCGTGGCGACGCAGTGCCCCGCCTGCGGCCGACCGCACGCCTGGAACGTCACCCGCACCGCACCACCGGAGGGTGAGCAGGTGGCGCACTTCATGATCCCGGCCGCGGACATGTGGGTCGACGTCGTGCACACCTGCGCCCACCAGCGTCTCTTCTGCTCCCCGGACTGCGTCGACACCTGGCTCGAGGAGACCGGGACCGACCGCGGATACGTCCTGGATCTCGCCACGCTGTGGCGCCTGGCCGCGCACTGGTACGACGGACGACTCGACCGCGGAT from Mycobacteriales bacterium includes the following:
- the merB gene encoding organomercurial lyase; the protein is MDLEDLRLAVYRSFAEIGTVPRIDGLADLLDAKEDDVETGLRQLVRDRHLALAESDDDPSAGPRVVMAHPFSAVPLGFSVMGARTLWWGGCAWDSFALPHLVPGVPEVLVATQCPACGRPHAWNVTRTAPPEGEQVAHFMIPAADMWVDVVHTCAHQRLFCSPDCVDTWLEETGTDRGYVLDLATLWRLAAHWYDGRLDRG